The genomic stretch CTACTTGTTATTCTCCGGTGTTGATTTCTTCTGCTTTGTCTATCAGCTATTGGCATCTCGGTATGCTTCAAAAGTACATTGGCTAAAACAATTTCTAGGACACATTGACATGGATACTCGTGAATCTGCTGCTCGTTTGCTTGGTATAGCTTCTTCAGCTTGCCATGCATCTGCAACATCTACGCTGATAAGTGAATTGATTTCTACTGATAGCGGAACACAAAACACGAGGTTTGTTCCAGTACACTATTACTTCTAATTTCTACTCCCAGAAGGACGAAGCAGCATTGCCACTCCCCCCCACCACACACACACCCATacagataaaataaaataaaaatgaccACTTTCAATTAATAGATGTAAATGGTTATATTCTCTTCTGTTTGTAGCGTGAATCAAAATATGCCAACTGAAAGTGGTCAAGGGGAGGACAACAATTCTAATGAGTTTAGAAGGGCATTGAGGGGATTTTACTGTATTTCTTTGAATAAAATTTGATACAATCTTTTTGGGACTGATGGAAGTATTACATTTAATGGTTTTTACTGAACGTCTTTTTCTTGGTTTGTTTGATTTCAGGTTTGAAACACAGCATGGAGTACTATGCGCAATTGGATTTGTCACTGCTGAGAGTATGTCAGAAGCACCTGAGGTTCGATAGTTGTATACTTTTATATGGACTCGTGGCTTATGGTTTTACAATTTCTGTTTAGTGCCCAATGTGATTGGCGTGTCAGAGGAGTTGGAGTAAGATGTGAATATGTGATGCATTTTCTCAGCTTCTGACCTTTGTGGTACTGCTATATGCAGAGTTATGTCATTGGATTTATTCTAAAATAGTTGGCTTTGAGCGGACAATGTGGCTTATTCCATTTACGTTCTATATTTATTTAGTGGTTTAAGACTTTAAGCATTTGGAATTTTGGGTACCAGTGGAGCATCTCTAAAGGAGGTAGACATAAGGGGTTTGCGTTTTTCTCACTTGAATCAGACACATTAGTTTTATCATAAGAGATACATAATGCTTGTTAAGTCACCTTTAGATTCTCTTTGATCTCCACAACCTACCTGTTTATGGCCTTTCCCATGTTATACGGTCATTTATGGTGTCTTCCCTGCTAGCATGAAGGGTTTGAACTTAATGGGTTTCTTCTTCGTCAGCATGCGTTTTCTATCCTTGCATTACATAATTGTTGCTGGATCTATTTTTTGCTGTTGTCTAAATCCAAGATTTTTGTCATGCATGATTGATTAATCGCCTGGTACATGGATAACATTGTAGTAGTGTAAAATGGTGGTTATGGTATGTATTTTGAGCGAGTTAGGCAGTTAGTGACTGTAGAGTGTAGACCAGAGATTGAATGACAGATACAAGGGTGATATTATGTGGCCAGGGAATACTGGGAGGATAAACTTTGTAAAATTTGAAAGGGTTGGTGTGTCAAGGTGGAAGAAGAGGGGGAAAAGATTTAGATGGTGGAGAGGGTGATAAAAGAAGATTGCTTGGAGGAGGTGGTGCTTTCGGCTTAATCAATTAATGCTTTCAAGGGTGTGTCAATGCCTTGCTTCAAAGAATTGGAAAACTCATGCAATGCTTTAACAAGGAGGCTTTGTCCTCTATGTTCTCCCTCTTTGTAATGTTTTTTGTTTAAAGAACATAGCCTTAGGTTGTGAAGTGGTTGCACAGTGATTCTTGGAATTTTGTTGGTTAAAGCCTGGTTTTAAATAGAAAGCTGGCACTGTTCTTTTATATATTTTTTGTTACATATTTTAGTTGTCATAAATAGAACAGAGTTGTGCCTTCTATGTTGGTGATTTAGATAAAATGCACGATTATTTCTCAGAAGGATTTATTTGTATTCTGTTTGACACCAGATGTTAGAGGCGGTTTTTCCTGGTACAATCAAGCGTCTGGTTGATGTTGTCAACCTTGAGACTCCAGCATTAGCTTCAATTGCAATGCAGGCACTTGGACATATCGGATTGCGTGGTTCACTACCGCCAGTTATTTGTGATGATGGTCCAGGTGGCGCATACAAAACTGAATTCCATTGGTGCCTTTTGATTTACTTTGTACTTTGTAATAGTTAACGATTACTAATTGCTGTCATTGAAACATTTGTAGAGTCCGTGTTGACTGTTGTGCGCGATAAGCTGACTAAACTCTTAGCTGGAGAAGatataaaagcaataaagaaaaTTGCTATTGCTCTGGGGCATATATGCATGAAGGAAGTGTCACCTTCATCCCTCGACATTGCCCTGGAGCTGATTTTTGGTCTCTGCCGCTCAAAGGTGTCATTGCTATCTGCTTATGTCTTGTTAATGATATAGTTGTATGTCTTATATGGAAAGTGGCATGCTAAAGTGAAAATCTGAAATCGGTACAGGTTGAAGATGTTCTATTTGCTGCTGGGGAGGCTCTCGCATTTCTCTGGGGCACTGTTCCTGTGAATGCTGATATTATTCTGAAAACCAATTACACCTCGCTCTCTATGACTTCAAATTTTCTTTTGGAAGATGTATCCTCCTCTTGGCTAAAGAAAACCTATACCGAAGAGAATGAAGCTAGTGTCGATGCTAGAGTATTGGCAAGGAGTTCGATAACCAAAAAGATATTTGACGATCTTTTATACAGTAGCAGAAAAGAGGAGCGCTGTGCGGGGACTGTTTGgttgttatcattaactatgtATTGTGGGCATCACCCTACTATTCAGCAATTGCTTCCTGAGATTCAGGTTGGTTGTTACACTATAATATGGTTGTTACAATGTTACATGGTAAGATTACTGTCTAGTAGTGTTCTGTTGACTTTGACTTGATTTTTATTTGGACCAAATCATATCTTGCATACATATACATTGAGATAAGGCTGTCGCCTCTTCACTGTTAACAAATGAAAGAGAATTGTGGTGCTGCTGGGCGAAGAATCTTTGAGGATGAGCAGTTTCTTCTGGAGCTTTATGTCTAATGTTTTAGAGCTATGGATTTCTATTGAGCATAAGCCTTTTGTTTTTTTCCCATGCCACTTATTTTGTTAGCACTGTTCACTTAGAAGAGAGGGTTCTTCATCTTTTGTTTCCTTTTCCGGGAGAGAGGGGGTAAGCGTTATGGATCAATAACTTGAATGTTATTCTTAAAGTTTGAATCTCTTCAAACACTATAATTGAACAGTGAACACCCTTACCAGGCTTTTGTTGTTATGATATATTTTTAATGGTAGCTAATGGTTTATTCATGTGTGTTGTACTTGTCGGTTATTGTTCAAACCCATTGACTCTTACCATGTCTTGCAACTTCCTTCTCAAATTTACACGATGTGTTGGCTTTTGTTGCATTACTCTCATTAACCCAATGCCTGTAGACACTCATAAATCGGGGATGTGGTCCCCATCCTACCTTGGCATAGGCATGACCCGCATGAGTCTTTGGGGGCAtcggggtaatgttgttgttgttgtcgtcgttgTAATTCAGGCGTCATTGCATCGGTCTAAAGAATACTTTTTGGTCTGATATTGTACCAACATGTATTAAAATCTCGAAAACTTTTCATACACCTTCTCTTTGATGGGGTTTGGATTTTCATAGTCGTGAATGCTAATTGAGTGACCACGGTGAATTTACTTACAAACCTTTCCATCTTATAAACAGGAAGCCTTCTCGCACCTATTGGGCGAGCAAAATGAACTTACTCAGGAGCTAGCATCACAAGGAATGAGTCTTGTGTATGAGCTTGGTGATGAACAGATGAAAAAGAATTTGGTGAATGCACTTGTTGGCACGTTGACTGGCTCAGGGAAGAGGAAGAGAGCTGTCAAGGTAACTACACTGCATATTACAGAGCATATAGCGTAGGACTTGATCCAGCGATAGCGTAGGACTTGATCCAGCGATAAATGGTGTGTGGTAGAAAACTAATGATTTTCTTCTGTTTTTTCTTTCTGTCTGCAACCTTTAGTTGGTAGAGGATTCACAAGTCTTTCAAGAAGGCACTATTGGTGAAAGTCCCAGTGGGGGTAAATTGACTACATACAAGGAGCTCTGCAACCTGGCAAATGAGATGGGCCAGCCAGACCTGATATATAAGTTCATGGACCTAGCTAATTATCAGGCGGCTTTAAATTCTAAGAGGGGAGCTGCTTTTGGATTTTCAAGAATAGCAAAGCACGCTGGGGATGCTCTCAAACCTCATCTTCGTGTATTAGTTCCGAGGCTAGTACGCTATCAGTATGATCCTGATAAGAATGTGCAAGTGAGTGTTCCTGAATCCTGATCTTCCAGAGCTTGACATTATCCATATTCCATACTAGTCTTGCATATTTGTATGAATGATCTTTTGTCTTACGCTCTCCAACTTACCATTGCTGTGATGTTTTCTGTCGACAGTAATGAGCATATTGTTGAAACATGTTATTCTTTAAATTCTATTTCTGTTAATTTCAGGATTCTATGGCACACATATGGAAGTCACTTGTAGCTGATCCAAAGAAAACTATTGATGAACTCCTAGATCCTATAATTGACGACCTATTAACGCAATGTGGATCCAGGCTTTGGCGTTCTCGCCAGTCTTCATGTCTTGCTCTAGCAGATATAATTCAAGGACGCAGGTTTGAACAAGTAAGAAACATGTTATGAAGACTCTGGATGCTATAAATAACAATCCTTTTATTCTAGGGGCTTGATTTTTTTGCTTTTAGATAATTTTTTGTATGAGATGTACATAAGGTACTAAGAGTGCGTGTTAAGTTGTTGAACATGCATTTATTTGCTGGGAATCAAATATAATTTTATTGTCTTGAGGCCCATCGTTACTTCTTCCTGTTAGCTGGGTTCCTCAATTCAATTGACCATTACATTTTATCTAATGTTCACTGTCACTCCCATATTTTGGCAGGTTGGAAAGCATTTGAAGAGGATTTGGATTAATGCCTTCCGTGCTATGGATGATATAAAGGAGACCGTTAGAAATTCCGGTGATAAGTTATGCCGTGCTGTCAGTTCCCTCACTATAAGGCTCTGTGATGCTTCTCTCACTGATAAATCAGATACCAGCAAAGCCATGGATGTTGTTCTACCACTGCTGTTGTCTGAAGGTATTATGAGTAAAGTTGACAGCATACGCAAGGCATCTATTGGAGTGGTTATGAAGCTTGCAAAGGTTTGCatgaaataaatttttttttattcatcCTTTATGAGACTTTGTCATAATAAAATGCAAATCACTGTGCAAGGATGACACATtgtggcaatttttttttttttttttttttttgtgcttaCCTACTGCATAAATATCTTATTTGGAGTTGTAGGGAACGGTGTGGGCCTGCATTTAAATTGTATCTGGAGAGATTTATGCATTACATGTGGGTGTTGTTTACAATCTTTCAGACAGTGTAATTTGTTGGCTAATTATTCTAATATGGGACAATAGGACTTTCCTTGATACTCGTGATGATGTTCTAACATAACTTCTTGATTTGCTATGTCAATTTTTGCTTATGATGTATTCCACATGAACTTCATTACACTTGTTAGTCAATTGCATGTTGATGATGGAGTACTTTTTTGGGGTTTGACATGGTTTTCtgttaaattaatttatttatttttctctcctttattacactttttcaccaaccactttcttatagattttacccggttcattccggatccttaactctatttcggtttttaaaaatcgttttaatcttttctctcgatttaaattttaagtttttataaaagaaagacggaattcgattttaaaacccctaagttcaccttgacttccCATTACATTTTCGtccttcctttttgtttttcatcttccctttttttattcgcattttgaggcgtgcgttcacccatggacggttcgaaaggatgattcatgtcagccgaccccaaatcattttgggattaaggctctgatgttgttgttgttgttggtggtggtggtttacTTAGTTATGATACTTTTCTTGCATTACAGGGTGCAGGTGTTGCTATCCGTCCACATTTGGCAGATCTAGTGACTTGTATGCTGGAAAGTCTGTCTAGCTTAGAAGATCCAGGGCTCAATTATGTTGAGGTATGGTAAAATACAAACTTTCTATCTCGGTGTGCTGCTGGCTTTAAGGACTAAAACTGACAGATATCATTTATGTTTATGGCAAGCTTCATGCAGCAAACGTTGGTATACAGAAGGATAAGCTTGAAAATTTACGGATTTCAATTGCAAAAGGCTCTCCTATGTGGGAAACTCTTGAACTCTGCGTGGATGTAGTGGACAAGCCATCATTAGATGTTTTGGTTCCCAAGCTTTCTCAGTTAGTCAGATCTGGAGTTGGTCTCAATACCAGGTATAGAAACCTAGTGACTTGCTTCTGTTGACAATGCACATGATGTTTCATCTCAAACTTTTCTTACATAAGTATCTTTTTAGTGGGGTTGTGTTCATGGTGTTGGCTTTTTAGCTTTGTTTTAGCTGTTTGATTTTCCCTGATATGCAGACGACCTAGGAGCTTATGCATATCTTTTCCTCTGATCAACGTAAATAACTAAATACCCCCCACGCGGGCTATGTATTTATGTTAGCTGTTGGCTAACCAAAATGATCCATTTTAACTTAATTCAGTCCTTTTTTAGCTGATCCATTTGTGTAGCAATTAATTAATTTTTGGTTGGGTTTCAGGGTTGGTGTAGCCTCTTTTATCACTTTACTGGTGCAAAGAGTTAACCTCGAGATCAAACCCTTCACAGGAGTATTGTTAAGGATTTTGTTTCCTGCTGTCATTGAAGAAAAAAGTGGTTCTGCTAAACGTGCGTTTGCTAGTGCTTTTGCATTGGTACTGAAGTATTCAACTCCTTCACAGGCCCAAAAAATCATTGATGACATTGCAGCATTACAAGCAGGTGACAGGAATGCCCAGGTTTCCTGTGCAATTCTGTTGAAAAGCTGTGCCTCCATGGCTTCCGATGTTTTGAGTGGTTATTATGTGACACTCATACCTGTTATCTTCATTTTAAGGTGTGGAATGCGCTTCTGGTTACGAGAAAAAAATATATCTTTTGCTTGCTTTTCTGAACTTGGATTTTCTGATCTTGTTCTCTCTCTGAACTACATTTGAGGATGTGAGCGTGCCTTCTCTCATATCATGCAAAATCGTGTCTGTATGATTTTTTTGTCCCATTGAAGTATGGGGACTACAGTCCTACCTGAGTGGGTAAGGGGTGTAATACACCATACCCTGGGGCATTCTTTCTATGGGGCTAAACATATTCTGATGTTTCCCCTGGGTTTGGTCCGAAAGCTTATTTGCATGCTGAATGCAGTTTGAAAGTTTAATGGGCAACTTACCTTATCCTAAAATGCCAAGTCAGGTGTTATTGGGGAGAATTGGTTTGCTTCATGAGTTAGAGTTATGTGATTCAATCTTAAGGATGTTATTATTGTGCTGTAAAAGCTGATGCTGGATCTGGGGTAGTATTTTCAGCGTCTTAATTTACAGACACTATTCTTGAAACTATACTTCTGGGGTAGTATTTTCAGCGTCTTAATTTACAGACACTATTCATGAAACTATTACAGATTTGAAGATGACAAGCATGTTTCTGGTCTATTTGAAGAGCTGTGGGAAGAAAATACAAGTGGTGATAATGTGACACTTCAATTGTATTTGGGAGAGATTGTATCATTGATTACTGAAAGCTTCGTGTCATCATCATGGAGTTCCAAAAGAAATGTAAGTGCACTGCGTTTTCCGTCATGAAGTTTGGTTGTTTACATTATCATCTTCAGCTATATATTGGTTCCTTTGATCCATAACAGGCTGCTCAGGCAATTACGAAGCTTAGTGAAACATTGCGGGAGTCCCTGTCTACTCATTGTCAAGTGCTGCTCAACTTATTGTTGAAGGAGATCCCTGGTCGACTTTGGGAGGTGGCGTAGTTTTTTCATTACTTCTTTCTTGAGACTTGAGTTTTACATATTTTTGTTGGTTATGTAAATAATCCTCCAATTCAGTCTAAGGCTCAACTCCGACCCTCAAATATGGTTTTTGAACGATCTGGAACAGGGTAAGGATGCTCTTTTGCCAGCTTTAGCTTCCCTTTGTACATCTTGCCACAAGGCTATAGCTTCTCATGACTCATCGGTGCCAAATGCTATCTTAAGCGTTATTACCACTGCTTGTGCTAAGAAGG from Silene latifolia isolate original U9 population chromosome 5, ASM4854445v1, whole genome shotgun sequence encodes the following:
- the LOC141657772 gene encoding uncharacterized protein LOC141657772, with protein sequence MADASSLTSPSTPWSTVATMSDKEREEMLDKMLTNLAFCDDSKLQNLLSRLLPRAIAALCTQSSLVRNKVLEILSHVNKRVKHELEIGLPLLDLWSMYTEATAAPMVRNFCIIYIEMAFDRSRIEDKKTMAPNLLVNISKLPPQHQAIVLRVVLKVIGEAHSVNVEDEVAVKYRLIRGSQDCELFVEFCLHAILYQPSSQSGACPAGLSMSQAERITGKQPIKNEYLLKQKLGILNIIDSMDLPAEMGYSIFLAACADSQETVTKRGEELLKKKGAAADLDNRALITKLFLLFNGSTTAENVAPEHKVLPANYSLKIRLMSVFCRSITAANCFPSTLQCIFACIYGSGTAPRLKQSGMEFAFWVLKHAIMDQLKLMAPLILSGILKSLEGTSNQETDAISRETKTFAYQAIGILAQRMPQLFRDKIDMAIRLFDALKSESQFLRLVIQEATISLAVAYKGAPSNILIDLEQLLLDNSQVDKSEVRFSAVRWATSLFDLQHCPSRFLCMVAAADPKLDIREMAIQGLALDEGKFISQKIDLIYPRVRDMLDYIVKQQPKVLECTEMREQQLLFPSKTYDAMIKFLLKCFEFEMSQKDSNSDGLEPTVDVLCLLIEHAMAVEGSAELHANASKSLVVIATYCPKLLASRYASKVHWLKQFLGHIDMDTRESAARLLGIASSACHASATSTLISELISTDSGTQNTRFETQHGVLCAIGFVTAESMSEAPEMLEAVFPGTIKRLVDVVNLETPALASIAMQALGHIGLRGSLPPVICDDGPESVLTVVRDKLTKLLAGEDIKAIKKIAIALGHICMKEVSPSSLDIALELIFGLCRSKVEDVLFAAGEALAFLWGTVPVNADIILKTNYTSLSMTSNFLLEDVSSSWLKKTYTEENEASVDARVLARSSITKKIFDDLLYSSRKEERCAGTVWLLSLTMYCGHHPTIQQLLPEIQEAFSHLLGEQNELTQELASQGMSLVYELGDEQMKKNLVNALVGTLTGSGKRKRAVKLVEDSQVFQEGTIGESPSGGKLTTYKELCNLANEMGQPDLIYKFMDLANYQAALNSKRGAAFGFSRIAKHAGDALKPHLRVLVPRLVRYQYDPDKNVQDSMAHIWKSLVADPKKTIDELLDPIIDDLLTQCGSRLWRSRQSSCLALADIIQGRRFEQVGKHLKRIWINAFRAMDDIKETVRNSGDKLCRAVSSLTIRLCDASLTDKSDTSKAMDVVLPLLLSEGIMSKVDSIRKASIGVVMKLAKGAGVAIRPHLADLVTCMLESLSSLEDPGLNYVELHAANVGIQKDKLENLRISIAKGSPMWETLELCVDVVDKPSLDVLVPKLSQLVRSGVGLNTRVGVASFITLLVQRVNLEIKPFTGVLLRILFPAVIEEKSGSAKRAFASAFALVLKYSTPSQAQKIIDDIAALQAGDRNAQVSCAILLKSCASMASDVLSGYYVTLIPVIFILRFEDDKHVSGLFEELWEENTSGDNVTLQLYLGEIVSLITESFVSSSWSSKRNAAQAITKLSETLRESLSTHCQVLLNLLLKEIPGRLWEGKDALLPALASLCTSCHKAIASHDSSVPNAILSVITTACAKKDKKFQEAALCALEQVISAFGSPEFFNVVFPLLYEMFNPTAGTKTIQEPSGSGSLKADSGEEKSYVPRSKILDCTTSSINIASLDDVLKQQQKLMSLLSHALSPALPWADKVSAFVSIKKLCSKLKATPVGSQEDISTAGVASFVHELFSTVSSKIVDCIITVKIGQVHVAAAECLLQVLDLCQAVQPQPAVDKELKESVSELYETEKNDQAKSLLKNCLVILENL